The stretch of DNA CTTGTTGAACGTCTTGCGGTACTCGTAGGCGAGGTCGGCGACGCGGATGCACGCCTCCGGGTCGTCGCCGTTCACGTGCAGGATCGGCGCCTGGACCATGCGGGCGACGTCGGTGCAGTAGGTCGAGGAGCGCGACGACGACGGGCTCGTCGTGAAGCCGACCTGGTTGTTGACGATCACGTGGATCGTGCCGCCCGTGCGGTAGCCGCGCAGCTGCGAGAGGTTCAGCGTCTCCGCGACGACACCCTGGCCGGCGAACGCGGCGTCGCCGTGCACGAGGACCGGCAGCACCGGGAACTCGGCACCGCGGTTGAGACGGTCCTGCTTCGCGCGGGTGATGCCCTCGAGCACCGGGTCGACGACCTCGAGGTGCGACGGGTTGGCGGCCACCGACACCTTGATCGTGTCGCCGTGCTCGGAGCGGAACTCGCCCTCGACGCCCAGGTGGTACTTGACGTCGCCGGAGCCCTGCACCGTGCGGGGGTCGATGTTGCCCTCGAACTCGCGGAACACCGTGCCGGCGCTCTTGCCGGCGATGTTGACGAGGACGTTGAGACGGCCGCGGTGGGCCATGCCGATGCAGACCTCCTCGAGGCCGTCGGCGGCAGCCTCCTCGCAGATCTCGTCGAGCAGCGGGATGGTGGTCTCCCCGCCCTCGAGGCTGAACCGCTTCTGGCCGACGAACTTCGTCTGCAGGAAGGTCTCGAACGCTTCGGCCTGGTTGAGCTTCAGCAGGATGCGCAGCTGCTCCTCGCGCGGGGGCTTCGTGTGGCCCACCTCGATGCGGTCCTGCAGCCACTGACGCTCGCCCGGGTCCTGGATGTGCATGTACTCCAGGCCGATGGAGCGGCAGTAGGAGTCGCGCAGGACGCCGAGGATCTCGCGCAGCTTCATGAAGCGCTTGCCCGTGCCGCTCGCGAACGAGCCGGTGGCGAACTCGCGGTCGAGGTCCCACAGGGTCAGGCCGTGCGACGCGGTGTCGAGGTCGGGGTGGCTGCGCTGGCGGTACTCGAGCGGGTTCGTGTCGGCCATGAGGTGACCGCGCACGCGGAAGGCGTGGATCAGCTCGAGCACGCGCGCCTGGCGGTGCACCTCGTCGTCGTGGCTGACGGCGATGTCCTGGGCCCAGCGGATCGGCTCGTAGGGGATCCGCAGCGCCTGGAAGATCTCGTCGTAGAAGCCCTCCTCGCCGAGGAGCAGCTGGTGGATCCGACGCAGGAACTCGCCCGACTGCGCACCCTGGATGACGCGGTGGTCGTAGGTCGAGGTCAGCGTCATCATCTTGCTGACAGCGAGGTGGGCGATGGTGTGCTCGGACGCGCCCTGGAACTCCGGCGGGTACTCCATGGAGCCGACGCCGACGATGACGCCCTGACCCTTCATGAGCCGCGGGACGGAGTGGTTGGTGCCGATGCCTCCGGGGTTGGTGAGGCTGGCGGTGGTGCCCTGGAAGTCGGAGACCTCGAGCTTGCCGTCGCGGGCCTTCTTGACCATCGCCTCGTACGCCTGCCAGAACTGCGCGAAGTTCATGGTCTCGGCGGCCTTGATGGACGGCACGAGGAGCTGGCGCTCGCCCTTGGCGTTCTTCGTATCGATCGCGAGGCCGAAGTTGACGTGCTCAGGCTTCAGCTGGACCGGCTTGCCCTTCTCGTCGGTGTCGTAGCCGGTGTTCATCTCCGGCATGGCCGTGAGGGCCTTGACGACGGCGTAGCCGATGAGGTGGGTGAACGACACCTTGCCGCCGCGGGCGCGGGCGAGGTGGTTGTTGATGACGATGCGGTTGTCGAAGAGCAGCTTGACCGGCACCGAGCGCACGCTCGTGGCGGTGGGGACCTCGAGGCTGGCGTCCATGTTGGCCGCGGTGCGCGCCGGCGCGCCCTTGAGCGGCACGCGCTCGACCTCGCCCGGACCCGAGGGCTCGGGCGCGGCCGACGTCGACTTCGGGTCGGTGGAGCGGCCTGCGGGACGTGCAGCCTGCGGCTTCTTCTCCGGCGCCTTGCTCTCCGCAGGCTTCGCGGCGGCGGGCTCGGCCTTCTTCGGCGCGGGTGCTGCAGCGGCAGGCTCGGGCTTCTTCTCCGGGGTCTTCGCGGGGGCGGGCTCGGGCTTCTTCTCGGCGACCGTGGCGGCTGCCGGCCCAGAGCCGTTCGCGGACGTGCCGTTCGCCGAGGTGCCGTTGCGCGCGGCCCCGTTCGAGGAGGGGGCGGTGCCGTTGTCCCGCAGGAGCGCCGCGCCGTCACCCTCCTCGAAGAACGTCACCCAGGTCGGGTCGAGGGAGGCGGGGTCCGCCTTGTACTGGTCGTACATCTCCTCGACGAGCCACTGGTTCGTCCCGAAGTCGGGGGTTGACGGGTCATGTGAGGACTCGGCCACGGCCTCGATCGCCTCTTCCGGTTGGTTCCCTGCGCACTTGGACACGGTGCGACTCAAGACTAGCGCGCTGGCCCGGACGCTCGACGTCCGGTTCGCCCTGCCTGGAGCCGTGTCTCCCACCGTCCCACGGGGTGATCCTCGTCGCACCGCGATCGCGTCGATCGGGGCGGCGGAACAGGGTCGGTGCGCGGGGGTGCGGCTGCCTCAGGCCACGCTGACGACGACGTCGGACAAGCCGTGGAACGTGGCGAGCGCCGCAGCCTCGTGGTGGAGCGAGGACCGGTGAGCGCGCGAGAGGGTGGCGCCGGTGTGCACGACGACCGTGAGCGTGCCGGCGCGCACCGAGCGGTTCCAGTGGCCCGCGAGTCGACCGTCGAGCACGAGGAGCCCCGCGCCGGACATCGTCGCGATGTACCCCGCGCCGACCTCCGTGCGCAGGTCGGCGTCGCGCACGCAGGAGACGAGCTCGTCGAACTGGGAGAGCAGCAGCGCCGCGGGCACGTCGGCCCGGTGGTCGTCCAGCTCGTCCTGCGGGTGCGGCGACCAGAGCCGCCGGCCCTCGAGCTCGACCTCGTGCAGCCCGGCGTCGGCGACCGCTCGACGCGCCTGGGTGAGGGTGAGGCTCGACCACCACGCGAGGTCGGCCGGGGTGAAGGGGCCGTGCCCGCGGGCGTAGGTGGCGGCGAGCCACGCCCGTTCGGCGTCGACCCCCGCCGTGCTGGGCGCGAGGTCGAGCGGTCGGTAGCGGTGCGGGCCGCCCGGGTCGCGCCGTCCGGCCACCTCGCCGCGGAGCTCGGCGGCCATGACGACGTGCGCCAGGAGGTCGCCACCGAACGGCGTCCCCGCGTCGTCCAGGCGAGCGGCGACGTCGTCGCGGGTGCACCCCGGGGCATCGCGGACCGCGTCCACGACCACCTCGCTGGCCGCGGCCAGGGCCGACTCCTCGAGGCCCTGGCGCCGGACGTGGGGCAGCAGCTGGCCCATGACGCGGTCGCTGGTCGCGGCGACCACACGAGGGAGGTCGTCGACGTGCACGTGGTGCCAGGTGGTGCGCAGGACGTGCGTCCGGACGACCCCGCCGGCGTCGAGCTGGTCGAGGACGTCGGCGAGCGGAGGGGTGCCGCAGCGGCGGGCGATGCTCCAGGGCGCCGTGGTGTGCTCCTGCGACTGCACCGCCCCGAGGTGGCGCACCACCGCGGTGGCGTCGGCGAGTGGAGTGCCTGCGAGACGCTGGGACCACAGCCGGTACGGCGCGAGTGACTGGTGCACCCGATGATGCTCCCACCCGGCACGGACAGGACGGCTCCTCCGCGCGGGTGCCTCGCCGGCGACCGCCGTCTCAGGAACCGAGCGCGTCCTGCAGCGCCTGCCCGACCTTGCCCGCGGCCTTGACGTTCTTGCGGCCGTCGAGGAGGGCCTTGGGCTTGTCGTCGAAGCCTCCCGCGGTGATCTCGACCGACGCCCCGTCGTCCGTGGGCGTCACCGTCGCGACGTACTCGTGGCCCCACGAGAACGCCGTCTTGCCGCTGGTGAAGCCCACGGTGCGCGATGCGTCGTCGCGGGCGACCTCGGTGTAGGGCGGCGCGGACGCGAGCTCCGTGAGGGCGGCGAACGTCCGCTCGGCGTCGTGGGTGGTCGTGACGGTGGTGCTGCGCGGTGCGTGCACGGGATCCCCTCCTGGTCGGTGACGGGGCCGCGCCCCGCCCGCCACCGACGCTAGGGCGAGCCACCCGTCCGACGCCAGCGACCCGCCCGCTGCGTGACAGCATCGACGCATGCGCACCCCGATCCCGGACTACCTCACCCAGGTGCTCGACGAGTGCGGTGGCGACGACGGCGAGGTCGCCGACTACATCGCCGAGCTCGCGCAGGCCGACCCCGACCGGCTGGCGATCGCCGTGGCCACGCTCGACGGCGTGGTGGCCACGGCCGGCGACGCCGACGTCGCGTTCTCCATCCAGTCGATCTCCAAGCCGTTCACGTACGCGCTGGCCATCGCCGACCAGGGTCTGGACGCCGTCGTCGAGAAGATCGACGTCGAGCCGTCGGGCGACGCGTTCAACGAGATCTCCCTCGAGCGTGGCTCGGGGCGTCCCCGCAACCCGATGATCAACGCGGGGGCGATCGCGGCCCACGCCCTGGTCGCAGGACCCGGCTCCGACGAACGCTTCGAGCGGGTGCGCTCCTTCTACTCCCGGCTCGCCGGGCGCGAGCTCGACGTCGACGAGGCGGTCTTCGAGTCCGAGCTGGGCACCGCCGACCGCAACATGGCGATCGCCTACATGCTGCGCACCGTCGGCATCCTCGAGGGAGCCCCGCCGGACGTCGTGCGCGGCTACACGCGCCAGTGCGCCGTGTCGGTCACCGTCCGCGACCTCGCACGCATGGCCGCGGTGCTCGCGGGGCAGGGCCGCGCGCCCGACGGGGAGCAGCTGCTCGAGCCGCAGGTGGCACGGCAGGTGCTGAGCGTCATGGCCACCTGCGGCATGTACGACGCCGCGGGCGACTGGCTCACGACGGTCGGCATCCCGGCCAAGAGCGGCGTGGCCGGCGGGCTGATCGGCGTCCTGCCGGGCCAGGTCGGCATCGCCGTCTTCTCCCCACGGCTCGACCGGCACGGCAACAGCGCGCGGGGCGTGCGCGTGTTCGAGCGGCTGTCGCGCGACATGGGCCTGCACCTCATGGAGGTCTCCGACGTGGCGCGCTCGGTGGTGCGGCGGGTCGAGCGCGGTGGCTCGCGCGTGGCGGTGCACGAGGTCGCCGGCGACCTGCGCTTCGTCGAGGCCGAGCGCGTGCTGCGCAGCCTGGAGGAGGAGCCGGAGGGCGAGGCGCCCGTCGTGCTCGACCTCGAGCGGGTGCACCGGGTCAACGACGTCGCGCGTCGGATGCTGCTGGAGGGGGTGCGCCGGCTGCACCTCGACGGGCACGACGTGCGGCTCGTCGACCCGTCCGCGGTGCTCGGCGGCGGGGACGGGCAGGGGCCCGACGCGGGCGGCGGCTACGTCCCCGAGGTGTTCGAGGACGCAGCCGCCGCCGTGGGGGAGTGAGCCGGCTCAGCTCTCCAGGGTCGCGTCGAGGGTGATCTGGTCGACCGAGGCGAGCGCCTTGCTGAGCGGGCAGCCGGTCTTCGCCTCCTCCGCGGCCTGCTGGAAGGTGGCGTCGTCGACGCCCTCGACCTCGCCCCGCACGGTCAGGGCGATGGTGTGGATCTTGAAGCCGCCGTCGGCGTCGTCCTTGCCGAGCGAGACGTCGGCCTTCGTCTCGATGGAGCGGACCGTGCCGCCGTTCTTCTCGAGGACGGCGGTCAGCTGCATCGTGTAGCAGGCCGAGTGCGCCGCGCCCAGCAGCTCCTCGGGGTTGGTGACGCCGCCCCCGTCGTCGGAGGAACGCTTCGGGAAGGACATCTCGAAGGTGCCGAGGCCCGAGCTGGTCAGCTCGACCTGTCCGGTGCCGTCCTCGAAGCCGCCGTCCCAGGCGGTGCGAGCAGTGCGAGTAGGCATGGTGTCTCCTGCCGGTGGGTGGGATGTGTACCTCCGACGCTACGAGCGTGGGAAGGTCCCGCAACCTGATGCGTGCGGCGGGGCCCGGCTCAGTCGAGCGTGAGGTCCTTGAACCAGGAGTCGGTCACGTAGTCGGTCTCCCAGCCCATCGAGAGGTAGAGCTGGTCGGCCGAGGTGGGGGAGTCGGCGTCGACCTCCAGGCCGACGCGGTTGCGGCCACGTCGGGCGGCGTCGCTGATGACCGCGGCGAGCAGCGACTTCGCGACACCGCGTCCGCGGGCGTGCCGGTTGACGCCGATGTACTCGACGTAGGTGCCCTCCGGGCCGCCGTGCTTGCCGGGCAGCACGGAGCACACGACGGTGCCGGCCGGCACCTGCTCGCCGTCCTCGTCCGTGACGTAGGCCAGCCACCACTGGTCCCACCGGTGCCCAGGCTCCTCGCGCATCCGCTGCACGAACTCGGGGAAGGACTCGCGGTAGTTGTTGAAGTGGTCCTCGAAGGACGTCTCGAGCATGTGGTGCACCGTCTGCAGGTCCGACGCGACGGGGAACCCGTTCTCGTGCTTCTCGACGGTGCGCACGAGCACGCCCTCGCGGGGCTCGAGGTCGGCGTCGCCGTCGCGCACGGGCCGCTCCATGTGCAGCCACGTGCGCCGCTTGGCGTAGCCGGCCTGCTCGAGCCAGCCGGCCTGGCGGGTGTCGTCGGCGAACGGGCTCTCGTCGAGGCGGGTGGCGTCGATGCCGCGGATGCGCGCCATGAGGATCGCCACCTCCTCCGCCCACGCGTAGAGCACACCGGCGATCTCGTCGACCTCGGCGACGTCGCGGTCGAAGTACCCCCACACGAGGGCGCGTCCCGCGGCGCGGTCGTGGACGGTGATCCAGGCGATGGGCACGTCGTCGTCGCCGACGGCCACGAGCTGGCGGCGCGTCCACGACGCCTGCCCCGCGACCTCGTTCTCGATGCCGGCCGGGTCGACGTGCGCCTCGCCCGTGCCCTGCAGCTCGTCGAGGTGGCGCAGGCGCACGAGGGCGTCGACGTCGCCGTAGGTGGGGACGCGCGCGGTCCAGGGGCCGGGCAGGTCGGGGACGTCGATCTCGGTCGGGGCGGTCTCGTCTGCTGGGCTCATCGGGTCATGAGTCTCCCACCTCCGCCGTCTCGCGCGCGTCGGCCCTGGGGGAGGTGGGGGGTCTGGGGTTGCTGGCGGGGGCTGCGGGGGTCTCGTCGCGCTGGTGCGGTGCCTGCGGGGTTCTCGCCTTGCTGGTGCGTCGCCGCAGGGGGCTTGCGGTTGCTGGTGCGCTGCCTGCGGTGGTCGTGACCTTGGCGGTGCGCTGCCTCGGCTGGCGCTGGGTGTGGCCTCCGAGAGGGCCTCGACCGGCAGCGGGCCTGGGCCGGCCTCGGGTCTCGGGGTCTGGCTTGGGCCTGTGGGTGACGCACGATTCTTCGTTTCTGCGTTCTTGACCCACCGTTCTGCGTTCGCGCGTCCTATCGGTGGATCTGCAACCGCAGGAGCCGCTCTGCGGTTGAAGATCCACCGATACCGGGCTGCCGGCGCAGACGTCTCTGCGTTCGCGACGGGATCCCGTGACGAACGCAGAATCCTTGGACCCCGACGCGCGAACGCAGAATCTTGGGTCAACCCCGTGCCCAACCCACAGCCCGAGACTCCAGACCAGCGCGGATGCCAGCCGCCCGGTCGAGGCCCTTTCGGAGAACACCCCCAGCGAGGGCCGAGGCGGCGCACCAGCAAGCCCAGACCCCCTGCGGCAGCGCTTCAGCAGGTCGAGACCCCCTGCGGCAGCGCACGACCAAGGTCACGACCACCGCAGGCAGTGCTCCAGCAACCACACCCCGACCCAGCCCACGCACGAAGAGGCGCGACCGCCAGGACGACCCCGCTCAGCGCCAGCCCAGCTCCGGCGCGACGTGCTTCAGGATGCTCTCGACGACGTGGGCGTTGTACTCGACACCGAGCTGGTTGGGGACGGTGAGGAGGAGGGTGTCGGCGGCGGCGACGGCGGTGTCCTCGCGCAGCTGCTCGACGAGCTGGTCGGGCTCGGCGGCGTAGGTGCGGCCGAAGCGGGCGCGGCCGCCCTCGAGGAAGCCGACCTGGTCGTCGCCGCCCGAGCCGCCGAAGTACGCGCGGTCGCGGTCGTCGACGAGGGCGAAGATGCTGCGGCTCACCGACACGCGCGGCTCGCGCTCGTGGCCGGCGGCCTTCCACGCGTCGCGGAAGCGCTGGATCTGCTCGGCCTGGAGCTCGTGGAACGGGACGCCCGTGTCCTCGGTGAGCAGGGTGGAGCTCATGAGGTTCATGCCCTGCTCCGCGGTCCACTCGGCGGTCGCGCGGGTGCCGGCACCCCACCAGATGCGGTCACGCAGGCCGGGGGAGTGCGGCTCGAGGCGCAGCCTGCCCGGCGGGTTCGGGAACATCGGTCGCGGGTTCGGCTCGGCGAACCCCTGACCCTTCAGCACCTCGAGCAGGACCTGGGTGTGCTGGCGGGCGAGGTCGGCGTCGCTCTGGCCCTCGCTCGGGGCGTACCCGAAGTAGCGGTAGCCGTCGATCACCTGCTCCGGTGATCCACGGCTGATGCCGAGCTGGAGGCGTCCGTCGCTGATGAGGTCGGCGGCCCCGGCGTCCTCGGCCATGTACAGGGGGTTCTCGTACCTCATGTCGATGACGCCCGTGCCGATCTCGATGCGGCTTGTCCGCGCGCCGACCGCGGCCAGCAGCGGGAACGGCGACGCGAGCTGCTGCGCGAAGTGGTGCACGCGGTAGTACGCGCCGTCGCCGCCGAGGTCCTCCACCGCCTCGGCGAGCTCGATCGACTGGTGCAGCACGTCGGAGGCGCTGCGGGTCGCCGAGTGCGGCGAGTCCGACCAGTGCCCGAACGACAGGAACCCGATGTTCTTCATGCCTGCGTCAAGGCGACGCGAGCGTGGCGCATTCCCGTCCTCAGGGTGTTCGTGGTCCCATGACCCCGTGACCCCCGACGGCGACGTTCCTCGACCGCCCAGCCCGACCACGATCCTGCACCTCGTCCCGGCGCCCGACTGGGCCGCCGACCCCGACCGTCCGTACGCGCCCGCGTCGCTCGCGACGGAGGGTTTCGTGCACTGCTCGCCCGACGAGGCGACGACGCTCGCGGTGGCCACGGCGTTCTACGCCGACGCACCGCGACCGCTGCTGGTCCTGCGCCTCGACGTCACGCGGCTGCAGGCGGAGGTGGTGCACGAGGCGGCGTCGCCGGTCCCGCCGCCCGGGGTCAGCGACGACGTCCTCTTCCCGCACGTCTTCGGTCCGCTCGACCGTGACGCCGTCACGTCGGTCGGCGAGGTGGGGTGGGAGGGTCGCGTCGCGGTGCGGATCTGGGAGGAAGACCCTAGGATCACCTCCGAGACGACGGTTCGGGGTTCCGAGAGGCAAGGCGCGTGAGCAGGCTCAGGACGGACGCACGCACGGCAGCGACGGCCATGGTCGACCTGGTGCGTCGCGAGCTCGGTCTCAACGTCGCCTTCATCAGCGAGATCGAGGGCGACCGTCGCTCGTTCCGTGCGCTCGTCTCCGACGTCGACCTGCCGATCCAGGTGGGCTTCAGCGAGCCGTACGAGGGCACCTACTGCCAGATGATCACGAGCGGCCAGCTGGGCGAGGTCGTCCCCGACACGGCCAGCGAGCCGCTCACGGTCGACGCGTTCCACACGTCCTACCTCGGCATCGGTGCCTACGTCGGCGTCCCGATGACGCGCAGCAGCGGAGAGCTCTTCGGCACGCTGTGCGCCTTCTCGCGCGATCCGCACCCGGACCTGTCGCCGGCCGAGGCGGAGGTGCTGCGGGCGACGGCGGTGCTCATCATGCGTCTCATCGAGATGGAGGAGCAGGTCGATGGTCGGCTCACCGACCTGGCCGACCTCGCGGAGACCATCGACGGCGCCCTGGAGGACGCGACGATCGAGCTCCTGCCCGTCTCGGAGGTCGGGACCGGTGCGGTCGTCGGCCACGAGGCGGTGGCCCGCTTCGCGGACGGCCGCCCGTTCCGTCGGCGGCTGGGCGAGGCGCGTGAGGTGGGCCGTGGTGTCGAGCTCGAGCTGTCGGTGCTGTCACGCACGCTGAAGGCCGTCGAGGAGACGTCGGTGCCCGTCGTGAGCGTCAGTCTGTCGGCGGAGGCGCTGCGCGACCCTGCCTTCCAGGCGCTGATCGCCTCGATGCCGCCGTCGCGCCTGATGCTGCGCTTCGACGTCGACGAGACGATCGAGGACTACGAGGAGCTCACGGCGCTGCTGCAGCCGCTGCGGCGGCTGGGCGCGCGCGTCGCGGTCGACCGCGTGGGCGACGGTGCGGCCGAGCTGCGCCACATCCTGCTGCTCTCGCCCGACGTGCTGCGCATCGACCCCGAGCTGGTGCAGGGCCTGGCCGACGACGTCCGACGGCGGGTGCTCGTGGAGTCGATCGCGACGCTGGCCGCGCAGATCGACGCCGACTGCGTCGCCCTGGGCGTCTCGGACGCCGAGCTGCCGTGGATGGACGAGCTCGGCGTGACGCACGTCGTGCGCGGCACCTGCGACTGACCAGCCGCCCGAGCCGCCGCTCGGCCCGTCGGGTCAGGATCCGGACGAGCGTATCGTTCCTCGTGCTCCCGCACGCGGGAGCAAGGCGCCCCTGCTCTCCTTGTCCGAGAGCAGGGGCGCTGCTGCGCCGTCCGCATCCAGGGGTGGGCGGTCCGGCGCAGGCCTGAGCCTACGACGTCCGGCACCTCCGCGCTGCCTGGACGAGAAGAAATGTGACAGGCGTTTACACGGCCAAGGCCGGTGCGCTGAACGGGCGACACGACCGGGAGAGCAACCAGTGACCCGCCGCCAGGTGGCGACGGGTCCGATGCGCTGCCATGGGTACCCCCGGCAGGATTCGAACCTGCGCTCCCGCCTCCGGAGGGCGGTGCTCTATCCCCTGAGCTACGGGGGCCGGTGCACGGTTCCGCGGGTGCGGTGACCGGTCTGGCCGAGTGCGGTACGACCCTACCTCACGCCCGCTACGGTGGTGCGCGTGCCCACGGTCCTGATCGCTGACGACACCGCGTCGATCCGGTTCCTCATCCGCACGAACCTCGAGCTGGCGGGATTCGACGTGCGGGAGGCCGTCGACGGGCTCGACTGCGTGGAGCGGCTGCGGGCCTCGGCCGACGCGGACGACCTGCCCGACGTCGTCACCGTCGACGTCATGATGCCGCGGCAGGACGGTGTGAGCACCGTGCACACGATCCGCGCCGACGAGCGCCTGCGGCACCTCGGCATCGTCATGGTGAGCACCCAGAACCTGCCGGCCGACATCCAGCGAGGCCTCGACGCGGGCGTCGACGCCTACGTGACGAAGCCGTTCGACCCCGACCACCTGGTGTCGACGGTCAACGACGTCATCCAGCGCCGCTCGCAGGCCTGAGCGACGGTCGCGTCGGGGCTTCCCGCGGGCGGGGAGCGGCGCGCCGCTCGATAGGCTGGTGCGGTGACTCCCGAGCAGCTCAGCGACGTGATCGTGTCCGCCCTCCAGCGGCTCGTCGACGAGGGACGGCTCAGCCTCCCCGACGGCGTGCCCGCCCAGGTGCGCGTGGAGCGACCCAAGGTCAAGGAGCACGGCGACTACGCCACGAACATCGCGCTGCAGCTCGCCAAGAAGGCGGGCCTCAACCCGCGCGACTTCGCCACCGACCTCGCGGCGGTGCTCGCCGAGCACGACGGCGTGAGCGCGGCCGAGGTCGCCGGCCCGGGCTTCCTCAACCTGCGGGTGGCCGCTGACGCGCAGGGCCAGGTGGCCGCGCACGTGCTCGAGGCCGGGGCCGACTACGGCCGCAGCGGCCTCTACGCGGGTCAGAGGGTCAACCTCGAGTTCGTCAGCGCGAACCCGACGGGTCCGATCCACATCGGCGGCGTGCGCTGGGCCGCCGTGGGCGACTCGCTCGGCCGGCTCCTGACGTTCGCCGGGGCCGACGTCACCCGCGAGTACTACTTCAACGACCACGGCGCCCAGATCGACCGCTTCGCGCGGTCGCTGCTCGCGTCGGCGCGCGGCCAGGACGCGCCCGAGGACGGCTACGGCGGCCAGTACATCCACGAGATCGCGGCCGACGTGGTGGCGAAGCACCCCGACGTCGCGTCGCTGCCCGACGCCGAGGCGACCGAGCTGCTCCGCGCCGAGGGCGTGGAGCTGATGTTCGCGGAGATCAAGGCGTCGCTGCACGACTTCGGCGTCGACTTCGACGTGTACTTCCACGAGAACGACCTGCACGCGTCCGGAGCCGTCGACCGGGCGATCGCGCGGCTCGACGAGCTCGGCAAGATGTACGAGAAGGACGGCGCCCGCTGGCTGCGCACCTCCGACTACGGCGACGACAAGGACCGGGTCGTCGTGAAGTCCGACGGTCAGCCTGCGTACATCTCCGGCGACCTCGCCTACTACCTCGACAAGCGCGAGCGGGGCTTCGACCGCTGCCTCATCATGCTCGGCGCAGACCACCACGGGTACGTCTCGCGGATGATGGCGATGTGTGCCGCGTTCGGCGACGAGCCGGGCGTCAACCTCGAGCTGCTGATCGGCCAGATGGTCAACCTCCTGCGCGACGGCCAGCCGCTGCGGATGAGCAAGCGCAACGGCACCGTCATCTCCCTCGAGGACCTCGTGGGCGCCATCGGCGTCGACGCGGCCCGGTACGCCCTGGCGCGGTACTCGACGGACTCGCCGATCGACCTCGACCTCGACCTCTGGGCGAGCACGACGAACGACAACCCCGTCTACTACGTCCAGTACGCGCACGCGCGGCTGTCGAGCATCCTGCGCAACGCCGCCGACCTCGGCGTCGACCACGGCCTCGACCGCTTCGACCCGGGCCTGCTCGAGCACGAGAAGGAGGGTGAGCTGCTGCGCGCCCTCGCGAGCTTCCCCGAGGTGGCGTCACGCGCGGCGGAGCTGCGCGAGCCGCACCGGGTGGCCCGCTACCTGGAGCGCACCGCCGCCGCCTTCCACGCCTTCTACGCCGTCTGCCGCGTGCTCCCGCAGGGCGACGAGGAGGCCACCGACGTCCACCGCGCGCGTCTGGTGCTGGTCGACGCGACCCGGCAGGTCGTCGCCAACGGTCTCGGCCTGCTCGGCGTCTCGGCCCCGGAGCGCATGTGATGCGGGCGCACGAGGCGGGCGCCCTGCACGGGCAGGCCGGCGACCGCGGACCGGCGTGGCTGCGGCGCCCCGACGACGTCGACGCGCTCGTGCCGCAGCTGTGGGCCCGCAACGTCTCCAAGGTCGACGGCGTCGTGACCGTTGCTGGCGAGTCGGTCACCGACCTGGCCGAGGAGTTCGGCACGCCGCTCTACGTGCTCGACGAGGACGACTTTCGCACCCGCGCGCGAGCCTTCCGCGACGCCTTCGAGGGGTGCGAGGTCTACTACGCCGGCAAGTCCTTCCTCTGCGTCGCCACGGCACGCTGGGTCGAGGAGGAGGGGCTGAGCCTCGACGTGTGCACGGGCGGCGAGCTCGCCGTCGCGCTGCGCGCCGGGTTCCCGCCCGAACGGCTCGCGCTGCACGGCAACAACAAGTCGGTGGCCGAGCTGCGGCGCGCGCTCGAGGCCGGCGTCGGACGCATCATCGTCGACTCCCTCGAGGAGATCGACCGGCTCGTCGCCCTCACGGCCGAGACCGGTCGCGAGGCGGCCGTCATGGTCCGCGTGACGGCGGGCGTCGAGGCGCACACCCACGAGTACATCTCCACGTCGCACGAGGACCAGAAGTTCGGCTTCTCCATCGCCGACGGTGCCGCGTTCGACGCCGTGAGCCGCATCGTCGCCGCCCAGCGGCCCGACGGAGGCGGCCTGCGGTTCCTCGGCCTGCACTCGC from Aeromicrobium erythreum encodes:
- a CDS encoding winged helix DNA-binding domain-containing protein, which encodes MHQSLAPYRLWSQRLAGTPLADATAVVRHLGAVQSQEHTTAPWSIARRCGTPPLADVLDQLDAGGVVRTHVLRTTWHHVHVDDLPRVVAATSDRVMGQLLPHVRRQGLEESALAAASEVVVDAVRDAPGCTRDDVAARLDDAGTPFGGDLLAHVVMAAELRGEVAGRRDPGGPHRYRPLDLAPSTAGVDAERAWLAATYARGHGPFTPADLAWWSSLTLTQARRAVADAGLHEVELEGRRLWSPHPQDELDDHRADVPAALLLSQFDELVSCVRDADLRTEVGAGYIATMSGAGLLVLDGRLAGHWNRSVRAGTLTVVVHTGATLSRAHRSSLHHEAAALATFHGLSDVVVSVA
- a CDS encoding glutaminase, translated to MRTPIPDYLTQVLDECGGDDGEVADYIAELAQADPDRLAIAVATLDGVVATAGDADVAFSIQSISKPFTYALAIADQGLDAVVEKIDVEPSGDAFNEISLERGSGRPRNPMINAGAIAAHALVAGPGSDERFERVRSFYSRLAGRELDVDEAVFESELGTADRNMAIAYMLRTVGILEGAPPDVVRGYTRQCAVSVTVRDLARMAAVLAGQGRAPDGEQLLEPQVARQVLSVMATCGMYDAAGDWLTTVGIPAKSGVAGGLIGVLPGQVGIAVFSPRLDRHGNSARGVRVFERLSRDMGLHLMEVSDVARSVVRRVERGGSRVAVHEVAGDLRFVEAERVLRSLEEEPEGEAPVVLDLERVHRVNDVARRMLLEGVRRLHLDGHDVRLVDPSAVLGGGDGQGPDAGGGYVPEVFEDAAAAVGE
- a CDS encoding multifunctional oxoglutarate decarboxylase/oxoglutarate dehydrogenase thiamine pyrophosphate-binding subunit/dihydrolipoyllysine-residue succinyltransferase subunit — protein: MAESSHDPSTPDFGTNQWLVEEMYDQYKADPASLDPTWVTFFEEGDGAALLRDNGTAPSSNGAARNGTSANGTSANGSGPAAATVAEKKPEPAPAKTPEKKPEPAAAAPAPKKAEPAAAKPAESKAPEKKPQAARPAGRSTDPKSTSAAPEPSGPGEVERVPLKGAPARTAANMDASLEVPTATSVRSVPVKLLFDNRIVINNHLARARGGKVSFTHLIGYAVVKALTAMPEMNTGYDTDEKGKPVQLKPEHVNFGLAIDTKNAKGERQLLVPSIKAAETMNFAQFWQAYEAMVKKARDGKLEVSDFQGTTASLTNPGGIGTNHSVPRLMKGQGVIVGVGSMEYPPEFQGASEHTIAHLAVSKMMTLTSTYDHRVIQGAQSGEFLRRIHQLLLGEEGFYDEIFQALRIPYEPIRWAQDIAVSHDDEVHRQARVLELIHAFRVRGHLMADTNPLEYRQRSHPDLDTASHGLTLWDLDREFATGSFASGTGKRFMKLREILGVLRDSYCRSIGLEYMHIQDPGERQWLQDRIEVGHTKPPREEQLRILLKLNQAEAFETFLQTKFVGQKRFSLEGGETTIPLLDEICEEAAADGLEEVCIGMAHRGRLNVLVNIAGKSAGTVFREFEGNIDPRTVQGSGDVKYHLGVEGEFRSEHGDTIKVSVAANPSHLEVVDPVLEGITRAKQDRLNRGAEFPVLPVLVHGDAAFAGQGVVAETLNLSQLRGYRTGGTIHVIVNNQVGFTTSPSSSRSSTYCTDVARMVQAPILHVNGDDPEACIRVADLAYEYRKTFNKDVVIDLVCYRRRGHNEGDDPSFTQPLMYDTINAKKSVRKLYTEALVGRGDITIEEAEAALADYQSQLERNFADVKEATSSDADYTRTPDYPEKPEQEGALETAVSPEVMKAVSSAYTSVPDGFTVHPKVLPQLQRRAQSIETGPIDWGTGEIIAFGSLLLEGRPVRLAGQDSRRGTFSSRFATIIDRNNGSEWTPLSHVGDEQATFYIYDSLLSEYAALGFEYGYSVARPEALTLWEAQFGDFVNGAQPVIDEYISSGETKWGQKSGVVLLLPHGYEGQGPDHSSARIERFLQLAANDEMTIAQPSTSASYFHLLRRHTLEGQHRPLIVFTPKQLLRRKSAASQPDEFTSGQWRPVIGDDSVDAEKVDTVLLCSGRIAHDLFDERAKREGDDPTTAIVRLEQLYPRPVEQIKTELARFSGVKNVRWVQDEPANQGPWPDAALHYPDAVASGALTLVSRPASSTTAVGSKSRHDAEQRELMDAAFA